In one Bdellovibrionota bacterium genomic region, the following are encoded:
- the dksA gene encoding RNA polymerase-binding protein DksA — MTKKKLDMFRGIITGRMNELVKQARASLGDLTEAQENYADMTDQASAEIDRNFLLRIKDRERKLILKMKEALERIDDGSFGVCEICGEGIDEERLKARPVTTQCIECKTEMEEQERRMEA, encoded by the coding sequence ATGACGAAGAAAAAGCTGGATATGTTTCGCGGGATCATCACCGGTCGGATGAACGAGCTGGTCAAACAGGCGCGCGCGTCGCTGGGGGATCTGACGGAGGCGCAGGAGAACTACGCCGATATGACCGACCAAGCTTCCGCGGAAATCGACCGTAACTTTTTACTTCGGATTAAAGACCGCGAACGCAAGTTGATCCTCAAAATGAAAGAAGCTCTCGAGCGGATTGATGACGGCAGCTTCGGCGTTTGTGAAATCTGCGGGGAAGGCATCGATGAAGAGCGGCTTAAGGCCCGCCCGGTGACCACCCAGTGTATCGAGTGCAAGACGGAGATGGAGGAGCAAGAGCGTCGGATGGAGGCATGA
- a CDS encoding UTP--glucose-1-phosphate uridylyltransferase — translation MKPRTAVIPAAGLGTRFLPATKVVPKELLPIVDRPALEYVVDELAQSGIDEIILVIGSEKESIFEHFSMGGPVEQLLEARGKLDLLKRHRELLKKVKFRKAYQPEPKGLGHAVWCAKEEVGHRPFVVVLPDDLIRSNVPCVRQLIDVTAKEGCSAVAVERVADDAVKSYGIVAGPDMDSGKPFRVETIVEKPSPKETPSRWAIVGRYVLDPVIFSALEKIDPGAIGEIQLTDGLAELARSKGLVAVPFEGRRLDVGQPPGYLEANMIYATDRKDLAPIVRRLAREIVGEK, via the coding sequence ATGAAGCCCCGCACGGCGGTTATTCCTGCGGCCGGTCTCGGCACTCGGTTTCTCCCGGCCACCAAAGTTGTTCCCAAAGAGCTTTTGCCGATCGTCGATCGGCCCGCGTTGGAGTACGTCGTCGATGAACTCGCACAGTCCGGGATCGACGAAATCATTCTGGTCATCGGTTCCGAAAAAGAATCGATCTTTGAACATTTCTCCATGGGGGGCCCGGTGGAGCAACTTCTCGAAGCGAGAGGGAAGCTCGACCTTTTGAAACGTCATCGCGAACTCCTCAAGAAGGTAAAATTCCGCAAAGCCTATCAACCGGAGCCGAAGGGACTCGGCCATGCGGTCTGGTGTGCGAAGGAAGAGGTGGGACACAGGCCTTTCGTGGTCGTGTTGCCCGATGATCTGATTCGATCCAACGTGCCGTGTGTCCGCCAGCTGATCGACGTGACGGCCAAAGAGGGTTGTTCGGCGGTCGCCGTGGAGAGGGTGGCGGACGACGCCGTCAAATCCTACGGGATCGTCGCGGGGCCGGATATGGACTCCGGGAAACCTTTTCGCGTGGAAACGATCGTCGAAAAACCGTCCCCGAAAGAGACTCCGAGCCGGTGGGCGATCGTGGGACGCTACGTCTTGGACCCGGTAATTTTTTCGGCGCTGGAGAAGATTGATCCCGGCGCCATCGGCGAAATTCAGTTGACCGACGGGTTGGCGGAATTGGCTCGAAGCAAGGGCCTTGTGGCGGTTCCGTTTGAAGGGAGGCGTTTGGACGTCGGCCAACCGCCCGGATATCTCGAGGCCAATATGATCTACGCCACGGATCGAAAAGATTTGGCGCCGATCGTCCGGCGTCTCGCGCGGGAAATTGTGGGCGAAAAATGA